The Rhizoctonia solani chromosome 1, complete sequence sequence CCTGTATGGGTTCTTCCTTGCTATGAAGGATTGGAAGGTCTGGTGGCTTGCTGTAGCACTTACCGGTATCACCATCGGCCTCAGTTTTAATGCATACTTTCGTGAGTTCCGTCCACTTGCTCAGTTGTAATGGATTACTTATGATTTTCGTACAGCCAGTGAGACTTGTTTTACCGTTTATTTAAATTTGCATAGACTAAATCATACTTCAAGCACTCACGGCCACTCTTGGATACAGTAGAAATATATCTTGCTCCTCTGTGCCCCACCATGGGCTTTCGCAACGTGAGCCTCCCTTGTACCACGCCACCGTAAGACTGAAGTCCTGGACAGTATCATTGGTTTTATAAATGCCCGACACGCGGATAAAACAGGGGAACGATTTCTGCACATCTCAATCCCATTATTCATCGGAATAATCGGGTTTGTGATTGCGATTGCCACTATGAACATTGCAGCGCGGTATATTCGCTGTTCCTGGTATGCAAGTTTCCGCTCTTTCTTTCCCTTTACTGACAAGCATTAGATGGCACAAGCATATGCTGGTTTGATCGTTTTACTATCTTGGGTTTCTAATTCGATTCCTCGTCCTCCGGCAAAGCGTGCTGTTGCACTCGCATTCATCAATGCGTTCTCACAGCTGGGAAATGTAGCTGGATCTTACGTGTGGCCTAAAGAGTGGAGTCCAACGGTTAGTGGATGCCTGCTGTATTTTTAATTACAAACTGACCGATTTTTAGTATCGCAAATCATATGTTATATGCATTGCATGTTTTGCTTTGGCTATTGCAATGGCCCTATTTCTCCGTCAACACTTAGCTCACCTAAACAAGTCAGTAAATTATCAGGCATTCTAATCACGTTCGGCTCATGATAATTTCTGCCAGGCGATTGGATAGGGGCGAGGCAGTTGAAGGGATATCCGAGAGGGCCGAGGCTATAGCAGAAGCGGCCGAACTTGAAGGTGTCCCGGTGGAAGAGTTGAGATCAAGGCGCCAAGGTTCAGATTTTTGTACTGAGGAGCGAGACTATGTTCCGAAGGAGCTGGGCGTGATATTAACGCTATGAGAAATCAATAAAAATACAGTACATATTACCGATTGAAAATATACAATTCAAAAGTGTTTTAAGCAGTGATCGTAGTAACCGATTCATGCCTCTCTCGTTGTCTCAATAGCTCGTCTCGCTTCTTAAATGCCAATAGCATTCCCTCGTAAACAGTCCACCCGATCGCAGAGCTGCACATCTTGCGTGTCATACGAAGAGACATGCCGCTATAAAATCCTAGCAGACCCGATTCCTGTAATATTGTGACGTGAGTGAGGACTTAAAGATCAAATTCATGGACCTAACCCGTAATATAGCAGAAAAGGTGCCGCGAAAAGAGTTGAATTCGGGCTCGGAACGCACTTGCATGCTAGTCTAAATACACAAACTATGTTGGCTTGCATATCAAATGGAATAAATAAAAGCATATACGTACCTTGACCATGTCAACGGATGAGTCATGAAGGTGGCGAATGACCCTGCAAACATGCCTAGGATGGCCCATCAGTCCAGCATCTCCCTCACGATTCCGGTTCCGCCTTACCTGCACCGCTGTGGACAACTGCAGCCGTGGAAGGCACGCTAGTATCGAACAATTTTTCTGCAATAAGAATAAGGGTGGGGATACATGTCAGTGGTAGGCAATAATACACATACCTCCATGATTTTTGGCAGCCTCGTAAGATGCCACAAATAGGCCCGCATATGGTGCATCCCGGAACACCGACGGGAGGAACCCTTGCCAAAGACCTCGTATACCGGATGTTTGCACCAATGATCTTAGACCTTGAGGAATCGAAGTATATTCGAATGCACCACTCTTTTAATCGGTGAGTCGGGTTCAATAGAAAAATGAAAAGTCACTCACCTCCTTCAAAACTGCCAGTGGGCTCAATAGAAATCCGACCGCGACACGGGTGCACGCGCCAGAGGCTAGGTTGGCTTCAGGTCTAAGTTTCGGGAGTGCAGAACCTTTTTCATTTGCTGTTGAACTAGGTGCTGCAAGCGAAGGAAATTTTACAAGTCGGCCCCTTACGGACTGAAGTGCATAAAAGTAAATTGCTACCCCAGGAACGGATCTATGCACGGGTGTCTCGTGTCAATAGATCAAGATCCATGTTCGTATACTCACCTCGCAACTGTAGGTGTCAAACCTCTCCAAAGTCCAGTAATACCTTTCTTGTCCACAGTATTCTTCGCGATCCCGAGTATCCCAGCTATGCCCCTGATTCGTCGGAAAAAGCAAGTGTAGTTACGAGGGAACCTACTTTCCATTCCCTCCTCTTTGCAGCTGAGTCTTGACCAGGTCCAATGGCTGGAGCACGACCGATGAGGCCAGCCCCGACATGGCACCTACGAGGTTTTATTAGccaaaataaaataaaaggGAGCTCTGGAATTGCTAACCCGAGATAAGATGCTGAGCAGCGCTTTGGGTTGCCATTAAAGAACAAAAGACAGAAATAAAGTGACTGATGCGATTGAAAGAAGGGTCATGATCAACGTCGAGTATTGCAAACAAAGAGGATCGACGTCACCTATGTCCGATCGTAACTTGTTAACAAATTTTGAAGGCGAGATCGACGATCTTATCTTATCctatcttatcttatcacAACCGACCATATAGACTACGGTCAATTCAATAAGCACACCTCTAGTATCGGGAGAGATGGGAGAGATGGGAGATGGGAGAGATGGGAGAGATACAACTAAGAAATATCTTTTGAGTGCTCGAAAATAAGTAGCTTAAATGCAAGGAGCTGGTGAGTCATACATACTTGTTTTGTCCAGCCCTGGTGCGGGTAGAATAGGCGAGTCTTCCGAGTGATGGCAGGCCACGCACTTGATATTTGGGTAGAAGAGTCCGTGATATTAGAGTTTCAGTCGAATGAGTCGCCCAGATATTACTAAAAGCTCCATTTGAGGTGTTGAGAATCTTCAAAACATTAGATGGATTTGTAGGCCGCATACATGATTGAAGCATGGAGACCGTGAACCAAAATGAATAGCTGATAAAAGGCACATATGCATAGGGCATTTGGCTCATATATATATTAAGCTACAATTGTTGGACTACGCTAATCTGAAGCTTTCAGCTATGCGGAACTACGGGTGGGGCAATTGTGCGATAGGCGCTGGGCGATTAACAATGGCCCCATGTGTTTGAATTTCACATCTCAAATATTGTAGATCATGCCTCCACCAAGTTTTTTCCCAACGCCAGCCATAGCAAGTCTTTAGGGCTCTTTGGATGATAGAATAGCCTTAAAACATCCCTCGTTTTAACTAGGATCATGCAGTGGCCGGCTCGGAGCTGGTACCGTTGCTGTGCTCTGCGTGCAGCCTCTGGATCTTCTTCGTATTCAATTACAAGTTGCTACCTCGGCACCAGCAAATCGAAATCCACTAAGGACAATATGGAGGTAAGAAAGTGCGTGTCACCTCATCCGAAGAATGAACTATTTGACACACATTGTTACTAGTTCTTTGAGCAAAATCAAAGCCGAGCATGGCGTGAGGGGCCTTTACCGGGGCGTTGGAACCAACGTCGTTGGGAATGGAGCGAGTTGGGGCGCGTATTTTTGGCTGTGGGTGTATTCAATTTTCACAATTGTTCCCATTCACCTATTGTTCGACAAAAGATACGCGGCGATCAAGAGCAAAATGTTCAACAGTCCGGACCCGCGCACCCCCGCACCACCATTGACCAATCTTATAGCTTCGGCAGAGGCCAGTAAGTATGTGCGCAAATCTTTGGAGTCGACTGAACGGCGTTCTATTCACAGGTATTATCACTGCATTACTCACTAATCCGATATGGGTAGTCAAGGTTAGTGTTTACGACCCAACCAGGGCAGCCAGGTGCTTATCGAGGCCTATGGGGTACGATTATTTCACCCCAATGACCTTGATAATCTAACCCATTCTTCAGACGGCTTGAGCTCCATATATAAACACGAAGGTTGGCGAGGATTATACCGTGGTACATCCTTAGCGTTATTGAGTGTGAGCAATGGTGAGCAGACCGCAGTCGGCTTCAGAAGCTTGACCTAACCAATCTCAGGTGCAATTCAGTTTGTTGCTTATGAAGAATTGAAACGACTGTGCTTTGAACGAAACGGAGTAAATTAAGAAATCCTGGACTGGATTCCAAGCCGGGAGACGACCGATTGGTTCGGATGTTGACGTATATCCGGTCCAGATTGGAGTACTAATTGCAACGTTTAGTCAAATACAACATACACAGCTATTTCGGCCGCCGCGAAATTGATTGCAATGACATCAACTTATCCGCTCCAGGTTGTTCGATCTCGTATGCAGGTATGGGTACTTTTCTTGATAGTGAAAGTTCTAAGCATTATTGCCGCATGCCAAAAGAATCACGCAACCATGCACCTTTATCCAACCATCCCATTGTGTATATCTCGCACTTGGCGCGACGAAGGTATTCGGGATTTTATCGGGGACTGGCCACTAATTTTATCCGGGTCCTTCCCAATACCTGTGTGACATTTGTGGTGTACGAAaatctagcttggttgatgCGTCAGGCCGCATTGTCCCGCCGGGGTGCCTATAGAGGACGGAGTTGTGACTTCTTAGATAGGTAGTAGTTGGAGGACTGTACTTTATGTTAAAGTGAGGTAATTTAATTAGCATACCATTCCAATGCCTTGAAGGTGAACCCGGATGAATCCGAGGAGATGAATTGGAGGATCAGTTTATAGGAGGGATGTATGCACTTCGTTTGGCAGCAATACATCTGCTCTGATCATCTACCATTTATATCCGCCTTTTGTGCTTTGGGTGTATGACCAGGTACTACGGTGAAGCACAAATTGTGCGAATTGTAAGGCAAAATGTTTGAAAACATCTGGTAATCAGCGCTAGAGAATCAGCCTTACAAGGCACTTCCACCGATTTCGAGTACCCGTATTGTGCTAGATTCGTATCAGATGCAGTTGATACAACGTATAGTTTTGTCATCCATACCCCGATCCACCTTGGTTTTGTTTCCTGCGGACAACAGCCACAGCATTTTATTTCGTCAATATGGATCATTATCACCCCATTGCTATACCAGTGAAGTAGCGCGCAAAAGAACTGAGCAATACTAAAGATCCGGAGTACACAAATAAAAACAAAACACATAGATGCACCGCATAGACACCGGATTTGGATTCAGTGGGGTTTTGCGACGGAGTCCGTGGAGGACGCAAAACTTACACTGGGCCGCTGAGGCCAGGGACATAGGTCATCACTATTTCCCATGTATTGTATTTGTTTCTCGTTTGTAACCATGGTTCGGCCCTTGCTTCCACTTCCTTTCTATCATATCACATCCTGCGTTCGCTGTTGCTCGCAGCATCATTCACCCGTTTCCCCGTTTTTCTATGAGTCCCACCCGCCCAGAACCCTACCCGCATACGACCTGGTTTGGCCGCCCGCCCAGCTCGCTCGATGGCAGCCTCGATGGCACCCCGGTTCGGCGTACCGCATCTCCGGCCTCCACCCCTCTTCGTCCGCCGGTCCCGGTGGTATCTCTTACCCATTGTACTAATGTTTCTCCCCTCTTGCTGTACCGGCCAAGGCCAATTTCATGCTGTGTATTGATGTAAGGGGCTCCAAGAGACGGCAGGTTGTATACCGAACGGCTCGATGTATGCATCGACGGACTACGGCCCTAATTGCACATGTGTGGAAACCATGCAGCTTTGAGATACACAAGATCAAAGCGAGTAATTGTTTCCATGCTGGAAGATGGGTTGCGCACCTATAGCGGTAGCCCTGTCTTCAGACATTCCTATGTGGTATGGTCTACCTGGACCACAGTTATGGGTGTCGCTTTGGTAAGGCAAGAACCCCAACATGGAGCCGGGGCTATACCCCCGAGGCCCCGATTCTATAAAGAATAGTTCCTTGTACCTGTGAAAAGGAACACGGTGGTACTGGGTGTGAGTGATTTCCGACCTGGGATATCACTCCATGACGAACTTTGTGGATTCGAATCAGACTTGTCTGAAAGTAAGATTATCTGGTTGTATGCGCTGCGTGTAGTATGGTTTGAGCAGATTATTAATAGGTTGAGATTGTATATGCGCCCATAGTCTTGTCGCTAAAAATAGGTTTGGCTAGATTAGGGTATACATTCACAACGAACTTTGTTAAGTGTGCTATGAATCGGTCTCTTGGTTGTATAACCCTAGTTAGAGCATCAGAGTAGCAAAAGGGGGGCTGTCCCTAAATATTGGGCGTGTGCGCCACGTACGCAAGGTGTGCTCCAGAAGGTCTAAAACTGGAAAACGATGAGCGGCTAGCGCTCACTATCCGCAAGCTCGAACTTGGGCAGGATGGCAAAGGGTAGCTGCGGTCACATCGCATGAACAAGAGGGGCACTTTTCTACTTTCAAGGTCTGGGGGTTGCCGAAATTTAAAAACGGTCCAGTCGGACGGACATTCCAGACATTAAGATATCAATGTTAATTCACATGCCTTTAGAGGGAAAAGATAATTATGAGCTGGAAGCACGCCTAGCCTTGATCCACTCAACAACGTGTGGGACGTCCTGTGGATTAGGGGATTGAATATGTAAATGGCTCTAGGGGAACATGCCCCTTTGCGCTACATGATGAAGCTGAGCTTACCTCGGAAATTTTGCTCGGCATGGCAGGCTCGCTGAGAAATGTCGGAATAAGCCCACCAGGAGAGGAACGGGTGGCCATACTAGGGACCAAGGGCGTGATCCCTTGTTAGTATTTTGATCCCCGATAATACAGAAACGGAGTACTAACATCCACTCGACTTTACCGTCAATTTCTTTGACACGTTCGACACTAACATAGTGACCTCGTACGCCTCGAGGCTCTTTTTCTTTCAGATCTTGATCTGCAGAGACCTGCAATATAGGTTCAATATATTATATAAGTGGTATGTGCATGTACAAGACTTACGTCAAGAGGTAAACTAATGACGAAGCCTTGCTTCCCGGGCTGTTCCTCCAGGATACAGGCGATAAGGACGGTGAATACTCTGTCCGAAACAGGGGGAGTGAAACTGTACCCCATCGTCCAAGCTGGTGTTGCAGAGAGTAAGTGGTAAGGATTGATGGGTATCATATTATTGGATGAACCTTCAAAGCCATCATAGGAGCCGAGGGTGTCGCAGACTTGACTTCAGGGACATACTGCTTCTCATTCAGCGAGTGATTTATACCTTGAATTCAGAACAAGTTTAGATATATGTCATCGTTCGCTAGAATGGATAAACATTCACCCAGACAGTTCCAGAAATCATCAAAAGTCCCGTCTTCTGGCCCATGGGTGCTGGTGAAGCGTGAATGGATAGCTCGTTCGCGACGAGTTAAAAATGAGATCACCTGGTCCTAGAGTGCCAAGAAGGACCCATCATAGCCTTCCTGTGCGTACGTACGCCATGATGGGTCTTACCCTCTGGCCAATTGAACATCCGGAAGATCTTCGAAGAGAGTGATAAATCAATGCAGTGCAGTCGAGAGGCTGGGAGATATGAGCTCACTTTTTATGGAAGTTGCTTCGAGTTTGAGATAAGTAGACATGACACTGGTTCCGACCTGATTGTTGCAGGCCAGGTAGAGCTGCTGGTGCAAAGCTATGGCAAGCACAGCCACATAATTTATTGCCAATCCTTCAATGGCTTCTCCTGTGACAGGGTACCAAGCACGAAACCCAGTTGGCATGCTGTACCAAATGAATTATAAAACCGGCTACGTGTACTTACGCTGCGTCACCACATCTGCCCCATCCACGTCCCTCTACTTGCTACCAAAATGGCTATGATGAGCACACTTCGCTATCCCGACGTCGAGCGAAAGGAACACCAAGACACATATGCCAGCAAGAAACAAGGCTCTGTCGTTGTCTCAGACTACTACCGCTGGTTAGAAGGCAAGGGTCCCGAAGTTGATACATTCGTTCAACGTGAGTACGCTTGTTCTTGCACAGCTCAATGCTCATACCAACTCTCCATTACCACAGAACAGGTCGACTTGACATCGACATTCATTAAAGCTATACCAACGCAATGAGCTAGAAGACTTGATTCGAAAAAGCTCCAATTATCCAAAGGTCAGTCCCATGCTCACATCTAGTCATTATTGAATCCGACGTGTATGTGCTGCAGTTCTCGGCCCCCACGTTTTGCAGAGACGGTCGCTACTACTGGAATTACAACTCTGGCCTACAGGCTCATATGTTTTATTTAGATCACTAGACGACCAACTCCCGGATTTTAGTCAAGACAAGGACATTCCGCCGGAGAGGTGTTTTTTGACGTAGGTGCCTCCCAGCAACACACTATCACCGCTCACTCTACTTTCAGACTTGCTCGCCAAGGACGGCACCGCGGCTTTGTCTACGTCTGCCTTTTCGAAAACTGGCAAATACTTTGCGTATGGCATCAGTCTCTCAGGATCAGATTTTTTCACCATCTACGTGAGAGAAACCTCAGTCCCATTCCCGAGCCCCCAGTTCTCGGGAGAAACGCGCCCTGGTGGCGCCGGACGCATGGACGACGAGATCAAATACGTCAAGTTCTCAAGCATAGTATGGTCACCCAACGACGAGGGATTCTTTTACCAGGTACATTTTGTCTGACTGCGCGGGTTGAGAGATACTAAACATGACTGCAGAGGTACCCAACCAGGGTCTCACATGCTGAGGCTGTAGATGCCGCTGGGACCGAGATAGAGGAAGACAAATTTGCCAAACTTATTATCATAAACTCGGAACTTCCCAAGGTAGGCTAGCTCAGACAAGCCATGACTAAATCCATTTGCTGAATGAAAAGTTGCACCACCTTATACACAGATGATGACATTCTGGTCATGAAAGACGATGAGCACCCTAATTACATGTGGGGCGCCCAGGTAACATCACCCGATGGCCGGTACTTGATATTATATGTCAGCCGAGACACTGCCAGAGTACGTGCTTCTGACCGACTCCGCATGTCCCATTTTACTAACCGGATGATAGCAAAATCTGCTTTGGGTTACCGATTTGGAAGACCCAAGTAATCCAATCGGCCCCAACATGAAATGGATAAAGTTGATAGACGACTGGGAAGCTTCGTACAGCGTGTAAGCTTAAAGACGCCCGAGATCTTGTCTGGATACCTAACCAGTGCATTCAGGTTAGCAAATGACGGCCCTAGGTTTTACATCAAGACCAACAAGGATGCACCCAACTATCGAGTGACGACAATCGACATCTCCAATGAGGAGCGCGTGAAAAACCGGTCCTTCGTTCCGTTTATCGACGAAGACCCGAAAGCACCGATTGAACAGATAAAGCCTATCAACCAAGATACTTGGGCTATTGTCTACTCTCGAGACGTCAAGGACGAACTATACCTATTCAACAAGGAAGGCAAACAGGTCAAACGATTGGCAGCCGACCATATTGGGGTTCTCAGCATTTCCGGTCGGCGAGATTTTCATCGACTCTTTGTGACCGCTTCTGGGTTTACCAACCCGGGAGTTGTCTACTATTACGACTTTGAGAACAAGGTCGAATATCCCCATGAACCTGGATTTGTAGCCGTCTCGCATACCGATGGGATGCAAACCCCTATGCCTCGAAATGATGCCGAGCCCGTCGGTGCGTTGGGCGAGAAATTGCTTGAAACTAGCCTGAAGGACCACAAAGCTCAAGATGGGGACTGGAGTTATGGCAAGCCACAAAGCTGAACGGGCTAAGTCTGGATGAATTCAAAGCGGAACAGATTAAATACAAGAGCAAGGATGGAACACTAGTGCCCATGTTCATCGTTAGCCACAAGGACGCCAAAAGGGATGGAACTGCTCCTGCTATTCAATATGGTGAGTAAAATAGTCAATACGCGAATTTATTATCAACATTGCTCCGGGTATAGGCTATGGTGGATTCAGTATCTCAATCTCGCCATTTTTCAGCGCTGCAATGTTGACTGTCCTCAAGTCATATGGTGGCGTCCTTGCGGTGCCAAACATCCGCGGGGGTGCGGAATATGGTGAAACTTGGCACTTGGCCGGCACACGCGAAAACAAGGTTAATGTGTTTGATGATTTCATTGCCGCGACGTATGTGTTCTAGGTGTGATTTGATATAAAACGGCGACTAACTACCCTGGCAGACAATATCTGGTCGACAACAAGTATGCCGGACCGGGAAAGGTTATCATCAATGGCGGCTCCAACGGAGGTAGGATATCCCAAACTCTATTATAATTATCTGGATCTGACACTGAACTACAGGTCTCTTGGTGGCCGCATGCGTTAATCGGGCACCTGAGCATACTTTCGGAGCAGCGATAGCCGAAGTTGGTGTCCTAGATTACCTTCGAGTGAGTTCCGTTTTACTGCCACGCGATGAGAACGTTTATCTGAAGAATATCCTAGTTCCCACAATTTACCATCGGAAAGGCTTGGACGTAGGTTTTCCACATAATTAGCCGTTTCAGGTCTGACCAAAGTCATAGATCCGACTATGGCGATCCTTCGAACCCGGAGGATTTCGACTTCATGTACCCGATATCGCCCTACCATAATGTTGATAGGGGCGACAAAGTATTACCACCGACATTGTTGCTCACAGCTGATCGTATGTTCAACTGCATTTTCACGGAAATAGAGTCTAACCTCGCTGTAGATGACGATCGTGTGGTGCCCCTTCACTCCTTTAAACATATTGCCGAACTTCAGTATCGGAAGCCAACCAACCCCCATCCTCTATTGATTCGCATAGACGTAAAGAGTGGTCACGGTGCTGGTAAAAGCACCGAAAAAAGGTACAGCTACTCATCTTTCAATTATGCCCTGAATGCTTAGACCCCTTGTTTCTAGGATTGTTGAAGCAGCAGACAAATGGTCCTTTGCTGCTCACGCAATGGGTCTCAAGTTTAGGCACACCGCATGATTTGCCCTCGGGGAGCTATTCGTCCTTTAATTATACGCCCACCAGACAGTCTCGTAAGATTTAGTAGAATTAGACGTAGATACCCTATACGTATGATGTAGATAGTCAATATCAATGTAACTTTCAGACTAATTCTAGTTGGTTAGACATTCATTTGCGACTTTCTCAAGAACATCCAAGCTACCCTTTTCCCAGACTTGAACCTTGCCCTGCCACTTGACACCCTTCCCCCTCCCTTTAGGGCTTTAATCTGCGCGAGCGCTTTGGACGCGAGGAGTTGTACTCGGTCCGTGTCGCTCCCAATGATAAGGACAGGGCCACCTTCGGTTCCGGATCCCGCGGCGAGTATAATGCCGCGGGTAGATTCTCGGGAGGAATCGCCGCCGCGATCTCCATTAGAAAATCCAAGCCACATCTGCCCGGTGAACCCAAGTCAACGAATCTTGGACCACTCGAACAGCTATGTACCCAGCGATCTCTGCCTCAAGCTTGCGCTTAGCACGGATGGCATCCCGAAGGGAATTGGTTACTTGTGTGGCCCGAGCACTGAGTTCGGATGGAGTAGGCCCTGCAGAAAGCGTGGCCGAAAGAGAGCGGGTGGCCTGGAGAGATGATGTTGCTAGTGCAATTGCCCGAGAACCACAAGAGAAAAATAGCCTCGTGTTTGTGCCGCGAATCGGTTGAGTGTGGTGAAGTAGAATTGGACCAATATGCGATGTTTGCGATAAATGGGTCCCGCAACAACTGGTGCGACTAGTTAGATGTGCATGTAGTGACGCATATACGGAACACTTACGGATTCTCATCGACGCCCTCGATTGTTACTACACGTACGATTCCATTCTCTTTATCGTAGTCCGAAGGCAGCCAGTCTTGTATTGCGTCTTTCGGGGTGTGATAGTGATCGGTCTGTTTTGCATAACAAGCTGATTGCACCTCTCTTGGATTTCGGAAATCTCGGCCTCAGAGGGCTTTCGTCCTAGTTCTACATAGTTCATGTTCGGAATCCTTCCGTCATCGGTCAGATTATCACCAACAATACTCGCTCCCATACTCCAGGCCAACGTCTCCAGCCCGGGGTAGGTGTCCATAATCGCAGATAAGAGATGCTGCCCTGTGTGCTGCTGCATGTGATCCATTCGTCTACGGGCGTCCACACGCTGTACTACGGTTGTACCTGGCGCAATTGGGCGCGGTGAGAAGATGACTGCTCGAAGACCATGTCTGTGAACTGTGGAGATGGGAATAGGGTCGTTGGGTCCTTCGATGGTGGTAATTGTACCGTGGTCTGTTGGCTGTCCGCCGCCTGTATAAAACGAATAACCAACACATTAGTTTTCGGTTCTAGTCGGTAGATTAATGCGTAAACCTTCTGGAAACAAGACTGAATCTTCGCATTCTATCTCCCAAAGCGTTTTCTCCCCGATCAACGCTGGGTGAGCTTGGGATTCCTTTTCCTTATTCTTCTTGGTACGTTTAGTATCTGCCTTGGAAGAGGTTACCTCTACACAAGATACGACTTTGGTTTGAAGTTCGTTTAAATAAGAGTTCTGCTGACAACTTAAATTGCCAACGatcattccacccattaTGAAAGCTATGCGTCAGAACGGGGACCGAAAATGGAGTGGTGGTTGGAAAGAGCAATCCTATTATCTTATCAAGGAAGTGTAGTGGTATTAAAGCATCGTATGACTCAGATCACTTTGTATTATGAGTTATTTGGCAACGGCTGCATATGATATATGTCTCGCTTCAAAAGCAAAGCCCGACTTCTCGGATAAAAGTTATAGCAATTTGTCTCGTGAATGAAGTATCCCTTGTTTGTCGAACTCGACACCCTCATCTTGCAAGAGTTGTAGCTATTTTTATCCAAACAATTATCATGTAAGAGCCAGGTTAGCGTGAAGCTCGTCTACTGGGGTGATAAGAACAGACCTTACGGTATTGGGTTCCAGTTTTGGATTGTGGTCCCCATTCGCCGCAGTATCCACTATATATAAATCAGAGGATATGACACGATGGCAAGGCACATGAGGTGCAAACGGATTAATCTTCAATGCTGAGCCGACTTTAAAATTCGATAAATCCTCAGCTATTCTGCGCAAATCGCCATCTGAACCTTACCTGAGCGAGGGCTGCCTTGGCCCAAGCCATCGCACACACGCTGAGCATGCCAGGTTGGTGGGTCCAAAGTCTCAGGGGCTCTAGATTATTGAAACAGACCTTGTATGTAGTTACACTCCCTTTCGGAATATCAAGGATATAATCGTATACTGCCCATTGATGAGGGGTAACTTTCTATATTTGTTAAGTGTGAGTGCAGTGATCCAAACAAGTTACATTTCGCACCTTGCCATCCTTGGTTCGAAAGCTGGCCCTTTCAGACTCAGTGCGAGGGAAATATATAACCTCTCGAATAACATAAACCGCGTGTATCTACCTTACAATGAACAAACTAACCGGGTTGAAGCACTTCAAGCACAGATCTCTTTGAGGTGAATGTAGGGCAGCCTGGTTTCAATGTGGCAAGTGACTGCCGCTGAGAGCTGGTATTAGTTTCAGTCAGAAGGCCCTTTTTAATAGGGGCGTTAACAAGATCCCAGATGTTTACTCTGGCAGCTGGCATGCTGATGAATAGGCGGAATTAGGTTGGCACGTCGCACGGATTGAAGTGACAATCTGCAGGATCTTACGCGTTGTTTTTAAGGATGTTTGGGCGCACGTGACTATATGTCCTGATAGACATCAATATATCATTGGTTCCGTAAACATTAACAGTAGAGACAAAAGGCACGAGCTCTGCAGAAAGCAAGCAAAGCAAGCGCGATAATGCGGCAGACACATTTAGAAGCACTCTGAGAAAAGTCATCAGCGAGGCGAGTCTAAGGTAGTTTAAAAGCAACCTACTGCGGTGA is a genomic window containing:
- a CDS encoding carbohydrate esterase family 10 protein; protein product: MAMMSTLRYPDVERKEHQDTYASKKQGSVVVSDYYRWLEGKGPEVDTFVQHLLAKDGTAALSTSAFSKTGKYFAYGISLSGSDFFTIYVRETSVPFPSPQFSGETRPGGAGRMDDEIKYVKFSSIVWSPNDEGFFYQRYPTRVSHAEAVDAAGTEIEEDKFAKLIIINSELPKVTSPDGRYLILYVSRDTARQNLLWVTDLEDPSNPIGPNMKWIKLIDDWEASYSVLANDGPRFYIKTNKDAPNYRVTTIDISNEERVKNRSFVPFIDEDPKAPIEQIKPINQDTWAIVYSRDVKDELYLFNKEGKQVKRLAADHIGVLSISGRRDFHRLFVTASGFTNPGVVYYYDFENKVEYPHEPGFVAVSHTDGMQTPMPRNDAEPVAEQIKYKSKDGTLVPMFIVSHKDAKRDGTAPAIQYGYGGFSISISPFFSAAMLTVLKSYGGVLAVPNIRGGAEYGETWHLAGTRENKVNVFDDFIAATQYLVDNKYAGPGKVIINGGSNGGLLVAACVNRAPEHTFGAAIAEVGVLDYLRFPQFTIGKAWTSDYGDPSNPEDFDFMYPISPYHNVDRGDKVLPPTLLLTADHDDRVVPLHSFKHIAELQYRKPTNPHPLLIRIDVKSGHGAGKSTEKRIVEAADKWSFAAHAMGLKFRHTA
- a CDS encoding major facilitator superfamily transporter, whose amino-acid sequence is MNWAEDCNSLLCNAFGGLLAAGILDGMQGKLGHAAWRWLFYIEGALTMAVAVLAIFVLPDFPNTTRWLSPEERRLAEVRMAEDVGGEVDKDSSEEGHLYGFFLAMKDWKVWWLAVALTGITIGLSFNAYFPYAGLIVLLSWVSNSIPRPPAKRAVALAFINAFSQLGNVAGSYVWPKEWSPTYRKSYVICIACFALAIAMALFLRQHLAHLNKRLDRGEAVEGISERAEAIAEAAELEGVPVEELRSRRQGSDFCTEERDYVPKELGVILTL
- a CDS encoding mitochondrial carrier protein — encoded protein: MATQSAAQHLISGAMSGLASSVVLQPLDLVKTQLQRGGNGKGIAGILGIAKNTVDKKGITGLWRGLTPTVARSVPGVAIYFYALQSVRGRLVKFPSLAAPSSTANEKGSALPKLRPEANLASGACTRVAVGFLLSPLAVLKESGAFEYTSIPQGLRSLVQTSGIRGLWQGFLPSVFRDAPYAGLFVASYEAAKNHGEKLFDTSVPSTAAVVHSGAGMFAGSFATFMTHPLTWSSMQVRSEPEFNSFRGTFSAILRESGLLGFYSGMSLRMTRKMCSSAIGWTVYEGMLLAFKKRDELLRQRERHESVTTITA
- a CDS encoding alanyl-tRNA synthetase translates to MPAARVNIWDLVNAPIKKGLLTETNTSSQRQSLATLKPGCPTFTSKRSVLEVLQPEVIYFPRTESERASFRTKDGKKVTPHQWAVYDYILDIPKGSVTTYKVCFNNLEPLRLWTHQPGMLSVCAMAWAKAALAQKNKEKESQAHPALIGEKTLWEIECEDSVLFPEGGGQPTDHGTITTIEGPNDPIPISTVHRHGLRAVIFSPRPIAPGTTVVQRVDARRRMDHMQQHTGQHLLSAIMDTYPGLETLAWSMGASIVGDNLTDDGRIPNMNYVELGRKPSEAEISEIQERCNQLVMQNRPITITPRKTQYKTGCLRTTIKRMESCCGTHLSQTSHIGPILLHHTQPIRGTNTRLFFSCGSRAIALATSSLQATRSLSATLSAGPTPSELSARATQVTNSLRDAIRAKRKLEAEIAGYIAMWLGFSNGDRGGDSSRESTRGIILAAGSGTEGGPVLIIGSDTDRVQLLASKALAQIKALKGGGRVSSGRARFKSGKRVAWMFLRKSQMNV